The proteins below are encoded in one region of Amycolatopsis acidiphila:
- a CDS encoding aminotransferase class I/II-fold pyridoxal phosphate-dependent enzyme: protein MDHSRAPVLEALREFRDNGFVPFNPPGHKQGRGADPRVLDVVGEDVFTADVISVNGLDDRLMRHGVLAQAQELMADAVSAEHTFFSTCGSSLSVKSAMLAVAGPHEKLLVVRHAHKSVISGLIVSGVAPVWVDPRWDADLHLSHPPGPDEVRAAFEREPWAKGMLLVTPTDYGTCGDIEAIARVCHEFGVPLIVDEAWGAHLPFHADLPPWAMNAGADLCVTSVHKMGAAVEQSSVFHLQGDRVDPAVLKAREDLLGTTSATSLVYATLDGWRRQMVQHGKQLLDAALSLVTGVRARVDGLPGLRVLGEEFLGPALARSIDPLKVVVDVSGLGISGYQAADWLREHRRVTVGLSDHRRIVAQFTHADSEETAAVLVDALEALCAASGSLPRPKPVDLPSPDELRLHTAMLPRDAFFGPAEQLGAGQAAGRVAAEMLTPYPPGAPAVLPGEVITREVLDYLRSGLAAGMSIPDAADPSLETVRVVARGA, encoded by the coding sequence ATGGATCACAGTCGCGCGCCGGTGCTGGAAGCGCTGCGGGAGTTCCGCGATAACGGCTTCGTCCCGTTCAACCCGCCGGGGCACAAGCAGGGCCGCGGGGCGGACCCGCGCGTACTCGACGTCGTCGGCGAGGACGTGTTCACCGCCGACGTCATCTCGGTGAACGGGCTGGACGACCGCCTCATGCGGCACGGGGTACTGGCGCAGGCGCAGGAGCTGATGGCCGACGCGGTCAGCGCGGAGCACACGTTCTTCTCCACCTGCGGCAGCTCGCTCTCGGTCAAGAGCGCGATGCTCGCGGTCGCCGGGCCGCACGAAAAGCTGCTGGTGGTGCGGCACGCGCACAAGTCGGTGATCTCGGGCCTCATCGTCAGCGGGGTCGCGCCGGTGTGGGTGGACCCGCGCTGGGACGCGGACCTGCACCTGAGCCACCCGCCGGGCCCGGACGAGGTGCGCGCGGCCTTCGAGCGGGAGCCCTGGGCCAAGGGCATGCTGCTGGTCACCCCGACCGACTACGGCACCTGCGGCGACATCGAGGCGATCGCGCGGGTGTGCCACGAGTTCGGCGTCCCGCTGATCGTCGACGAGGCGTGGGGCGCGCACCTGCCGTTCCACGCCGACCTGCCGCCGTGGGCGATGAACGCCGGCGCCGACCTGTGCGTGACCAGCGTGCACAAGATGGGCGCCGCGGTCGAGCAGAGCTCGGTGTTCCACCTGCAGGGCGACCGGGTGGACCCGGCCGTGCTCAAGGCGCGCGAGGACCTGCTCGGCACCACCAGCGCCACCTCGCTCGTCTACGCCACTTTGGACGGCTGGCGGCGCCAGATGGTCCAGCACGGCAAGCAGTTGCTCGACGCCGCGCTGTCGCTGGTGACGGGGGTGCGGGCCCGGGTCGACGGGCTGCCCGGGCTGCGCGTGCTGGGCGAGGAGTTCCTCGGCCCCGCGCTGGCGCGCTCGATCGACCCGCTCAAGGTGGTCGTCGACGTGTCCGGCCTCGGCATCAGCGGCTACCAGGCAGCGGACTGGTTGCGCGAGCACCGGCGGGTCACCGTCGGCCTGTCCGACCACCGGCGGATCGTCGCCCAGTTCACCCACGCCGACAGCGAGGAGACCGCCGCCGTCCTGGTGGACGCACTCGAGGCCTTGTGCGCGGCGAGCGGGAGCCTGCCCCGGCCGAAGCCGGTCGACCTGCCGTCGCCGGACGAGCTGCGCCTGCACACCGCGATGCTGCCGCGGGACGCCTTCTTCGGTCCGGCGGAACAGCTCGGCGCCGGCCAGGCGGCCGGCCGGGTCGCCGCGGAGATGCTCACCCCGTATCCGCCGGGCGCCCCGGCCGTCCTCCCGGGTGAGGTCATCACCCGGGAGGTGCTGGACTACCTGCGCTCGGGCCTGGCTGCGGGAATGTCCATTCCGGACGCCGCGGACCCGTCACTCGAGACTGTCCGCGTGGTGGCGCGCGGAGCCTGA
- a CDS encoding amidohydrolase — protein MSEHWYRAVDAQVDRLADRLWDIAGTLHRDPEQAFEEHRAAKLLSDELASGGFAVERGVAGMPTAFTGTAGAEGPRVALLLEYDALPGLGHACGHNLIAAAGLGAALAVRPLLDEVPGTVLAVGTPAEEGGGGKVVELEAGVFEGVDAALMFHPGTHSWSWAPLTAQTELAVRFAGRAAHPTGNPTEGVDALAALIEMFNVLSVLQRRLPAGSHVQGIITAGGKATNIVPDLAEGRFGLRGLTTPALDELARQVREVAAGVARATGTTAQVERPRAGYAHFRDNKVLSGAFARHLGELGLPMTEPEPGVFLGSSDIGDLSTAMPAIHPFVAITGPEQSDHTPEFAAAAVSERARTALSAATKALARTAVDVLTGADTVAAAWAEFHRRAAAEAGQGVSRR, from the coding sequence ATGAGCGAGCACTGGTACCGGGCCGTGGACGCGCAGGTCGACCGCCTCGCCGACCGGTTGTGGGACATCGCCGGCACGTTGCACCGGGACCCTGAGCAGGCCTTCGAGGAACACCGGGCCGCCAAGCTGCTGTCGGACGAGCTGGCCTCGGGCGGGTTCGCCGTGGAGCGCGGTGTCGCGGGCATGCCCACGGCGTTCACCGGCACGGCCGGCGCGGAGGGCCCCCGGGTGGCGCTGCTGCTGGAATACGACGCGCTGCCCGGCCTCGGCCACGCGTGCGGGCACAACCTCATCGCCGCCGCGGGGCTGGGCGCCGCGCTGGCCGTGCGGCCGCTCCTGGACGAGGTGCCCGGCACGGTGCTGGCCGTCGGCACGCCCGCCGAGGAGGGCGGCGGTGGGAAGGTCGTCGAGCTCGAAGCCGGGGTGTTCGAGGGCGTCGACGCGGCGCTGATGTTCCATCCGGGCACGCACAGCTGGTCGTGGGCACCACTGACCGCGCAGACCGAGCTGGCGGTCCGCTTCGCCGGCCGTGCGGCTCATCCGACGGGCAACCCGACCGAAGGCGTCGACGCGCTGGCCGCGCTGATCGAGATGTTCAACGTCCTGTCGGTACTGCAGCGGCGGTTGCCCGCCGGGTCGCATGTGCAGGGCATCATCACCGCCGGCGGCAAGGCGACGAACATCGTGCCGGACCTCGCCGAGGGCCGGTTCGGCCTGCGGGGGCTGACGACGCCCGCGCTCGACGAGCTGGCGCGGCAGGTGCGTGAGGTCGCCGCGGGGGTCGCGCGGGCGACCGGGACCACTGCCCAGGTCGAGCGGCCGAGAGCGGGCTACGCACACTTCCGCGACAACAAGGTGCTCTCCGGTGCGTTCGCCCGGCACCTCGGTGAGCTGGGACTGCCGATGACCGAGCCCGAGCCGGGCGTGTTCCTCGGCTCCTCGGACATCGGCGACCTCAGCACGGCGATGCCGGCGATCCACCCGTTCGTCGCGATCACCGGGCCCGAGCAGTCCGACCACACCCCGGAGTTCGCCGCCGCGGCGGTGAGCGAGCGGGCCCGCACGGCGCTGTCGGCCGCGACGAAGGCTCTGGCACGCACGGCGGTCGACGTGCTCACCGGCGCGGATACGGTGGCGGCGGCCTGGGCGGAGTTCCACCGGCGGGCGGCGGCGGAGGCCGGTCAGGGCGTGTCGCGGCGGTAG
- a CDS encoding AI-2E family transporter — MKPPEDDVPSPAADGSGDAATDATPAEAAADSNPTLPPTGGATPPDGGRHRAEGPGATRIAGTRDRSAASAVPWRVRVAAALSWRFLLIIAGVGLIGWILGYLSAVTIPVGIALLVSALFAPLVNRLVRWKVPRSLATLIAIVVGLIVVGGLLTLVITTVTASLPQLQDQVAASISNINNWLQRGPLHLSHDQLQQFLNRTVGALNGNSSELVSRALSTATTIGSTLTQALLALFTLIFFLYSGSQVWNFLLRGLPHEVRDQVDVAGRRGFASLVSYVRATVAVACVDAVCIGVGIWIVGVPLAVPLAALIFIGAFIPIIGAVAAGAVAVLVALVAKGFIAAIIVLAILIAVMQLEGHVLQPFLLGRAVRLHPLAVVLAIAVGVEVSGITGALLAVPILAVVKSAVGSLLRDPDLDPTDVNALRPRSARPLPDQQAEEDSA, encoded by the coding sequence GTGAAGCCACCGGAAGACGACGTTCCCTCCCCCGCGGCGGACGGGAGCGGTGATGCCGCCACGGATGCCACCCCGGCCGAAGCCGCCGCGGACAGCAACCCCACCCTGCCGCCCACCGGCGGCGCGACCCCGCCCGACGGCGGGCGCCATCGCGCGGAAGGACCGGGCGCCACCCGGATCGCCGGCACACGCGACCGGAGCGCCGCAAGCGCCGTGCCGTGGCGGGTACGCGTGGCGGCGGCGCTGAGCTGGCGGTTCCTGCTGATCATCGCCGGGGTCGGGCTGATCGGCTGGATCCTCGGCTACCTCTCCGCGGTCACCATCCCCGTCGGCATCGCGCTGCTCGTCTCCGCGCTGTTCGCGCCGCTGGTGAACCGCCTCGTGCGGTGGAAGGTGCCCCGCTCGCTCGCCACGCTCATCGCCATCGTGGTGGGCCTCATCGTCGTCGGCGGGCTGCTCACCCTCGTGATCACCACGGTCACCGCGAGCCTGCCGCAGCTGCAGGACCAGGTCGCGGCCAGCATCAGCAACATCAACAACTGGCTCCAGCGCGGCCCGCTCCACCTCTCGCACGACCAGCTCCAGCAGTTCCTCAACCGCACGGTCGGCGCGCTCAACGGCAACTCCTCCGAATTGGTCAGCCGCGCGCTCAGCACCGCCACGACGATCGGCAGCACGCTGACGCAGGCCCTGCTCGCGCTGTTCACCCTGATCTTCTTCCTCTACAGCGGCTCGCAGGTCTGGAACTTCCTGCTCCGCGGGCTCCCGCACGAGGTGCGCGACCAGGTCGATGTCGCCGGGCGGCGCGGGTTCGCCTCGCTCGTCAGCTACGTCCGCGCGACCGTCGCCGTCGCCTGTGTCGACGCGGTCTGCATCGGCGTCGGGATCTGGATCGTGGGCGTCCCGCTCGCCGTGCCGCTCGCGGCGCTCATCTTCATCGGCGCCTTCATCCCGATCATCGGCGCGGTGGCGGCCGGCGCGGTCGCCGTGCTGGTCGCGCTGGTGGCCAAGGGGTTCATCGCCGCGATCATCGTGCTGGCCATCCTGATCGCCGTGATGCAGCTGGAAGGCCATGTGCTGCAACCGTTCCTGCTCGGCCGCGCGGTCCGGCTGCACCCGCTCGCGGTCGTGCTGGCGATCGCCGTCGGGGTGGAGGTCTCCGGGATCACCGGCGCGCTGCTCGCCGTGCCGATCCTCGCGGTGGTCAAGTCCGCGGTCGGGTCCCTGCTGCGGGACCCGGACCTCGACCCGACGGACGTCAACGCCCTGCGCCCGCGCAGCGCGCGCCCGCTCCCGGACCAGCAGGCCGAGGAGGACTCGGCCTAG
- a CDS encoding MFS transporter, translated as MVATSAARSRARGWTGVALLVVAFATAMLGTTLPTPLYPEYQRVFGFGELMTTVVFATYAVGVVAALLLFGRWSDQLGRRPMLQAGLALSAASALVFTFADATAWLFAGRVLSGLSAGIFTGTATAAVVDVAPEDGRARASLVAAAANMGGLGLGPLLSGVLAQYAPIPLKLCYLVDLGLVVLAGVAVALVAEPVERARRPRLTPQRIAVPAGMRGAFTRAAIAGFAGFAVLGLFTGVSPAFLGTVLHNENRALVGVVVLVLFAASTAGQLVSARLGERRAMIVGCAGLIAGMVLIGASLPLASLPVLLAGAVVAGVGQGMGFRAALAALTAAAPAAQRGEITSTYFFVLYVGITLPVIGEGAAATAFGLVTSGLVFAGGVAVLAAVALVLLARRRG; from the coding sequence ATGGTGGCGACGAGCGCGGCCCGCAGCCGGGCGCGAGGGTGGACGGGCGTCGCGCTGCTTGTGGTGGCCTTCGCGACGGCCATGCTCGGCACGACCCTGCCGACCCCGCTCTATCCCGAGTACCAGCGGGTCTTCGGTTTCGGCGAGCTGATGACCACCGTCGTCTTCGCGACCTACGCGGTCGGCGTGGTCGCCGCCTTGCTGCTCTTCGGGCGGTGGTCGGACCAGCTCGGACGGCGGCCGATGCTGCAGGCCGGGCTGGCGCTGTCCGCCGCCTCCGCGCTCGTGTTCACCTTCGCCGACGCGACGGCCTGGCTGTTCGCCGGACGGGTGCTGTCCGGGCTCTCCGCGGGGATCTTCACCGGCACGGCCACCGCTGCCGTCGTGGACGTCGCCCCCGAGGACGGCCGCGCGCGGGCGAGCCTGGTCGCCGCGGCGGCGAACATGGGCGGGCTCGGGCTCGGCCCGCTGCTGTCCGGCGTCCTGGCGCAGTACGCGCCCATCCCGCTGAAACTGTGCTACCTCGTCGATCTCGGGCTGGTCGTGCTCGCCGGAGTGGCGGTCGCCCTGGTGGCCGAGCCGGTCGAGCGGGCCCGGCGGCCCCGGCTCACTCCCCAGCGGATCGCCGTGCCCGCCGGGATGCGCGGCGCGTTCACCCGGGCGGCGATCGCCGGGTTCGCCGGGTTCGCCGTGCTGGGCCTGTTCACCGGGGTGTCCCCGGCGTTCCTGGGAACCGTGCTGCACAACGAGAACCGGGCGCTCGTCGGCGTGGTCGTGCTCGTGCTGTTCGCCGCCTCGACGGCCGGGCAGCTCGTCTCCGCGCGCCTGGGCGAACGGCGCGCGATGATCGTCGGCTGCGCCGGGCTCATCGCAGGCATGGTGCTGATCGGGGCGAGCCTGCCGCTCGCCTCCCTGCCGGTGCTGCTGGCCGGCGCGGTGGTCGCGGGGGTGGGGCAGGGCATGGGTTTCCGGGCCGCGCTCGCCGCGCTGACCGCCGCCGCTCCGGCCGCCCAGCGCGGCGAGATCACCTCGACCTACTTCTTCGTGCTGTACGTCGGGATCACGCTGCCGGTGATCGGCGAGGGCGCGGCGGCCACCGCGTTCGGGCTGGTGACCTCGGGCCTGGTCTTCGCCGGTGGCGTCGCCGTCCTCGCCGCCGTCGCGCTCGTACTGCTGGCCCGCCGCCGCGGCTAG
- a CDS encoding sigma-70 family RNA polymerase sigma factor: MTRTTTEELDDAEFTRRTEPYRRELLAHCYRMLGSVHDAEDLVQETYLRAWRSYARFEGRSSLRTWLYQIATNACLSALGHRARRVLPSGLGGPADDPGAPVEPGGPGVAWLEPMPDALVSPESADPAAIVAAREGLRLALIACLQHLPARQRAVLILRDVLAWPAAEVAAALGLSTAAVKSLLQRARGRLAELEPAGARIAEPSEPAARAVLEKYVAAFENSDPHALERLLREDATLEMTPARTWFAGRATCLPFIAAQAIGSPGDWRMVAVRANGQQAAAAYLRDARGVYRAFGVAVLTTTASQIARITLFGDPGLVELFGLPPVAA; this comes from the coding sequence ATGACACGGACGACCACCGAGGAGCTGGACGACGCCGAGTTCACCCGGCGCACCGAGCCGTACCGGCGGGAGCTGCTCGCGCACTGCTACCGGATGCTGGGCTCGGTGCACGACGCCGAAGACCTCGTGCAGGAGACCTACCTGCGGGCCTGGCGGTCCTACGCCCGCTTCGAGGGCCGCTCGTCGCTGCGGACGTGGCTGTACCAGATCGCGACGAACGCCTGCCTGAGCGCGCTCGGGCACCGGGCGCGGCGGGTGCTGCCCTCCGGGCTCGGCGGCCCCGCCGACGACCCCGGCGCCCCGGTCGAGCCGGGCGGCCCCGGCGTCGCCTGGCTGGAGCCGATGCCCGACGCGCTCGTCTCGCCCGAGTCCGCCGACCCGGCCGCGATCGTCGCGGCCAGGGAGGGGCTGCGCCTGGCGCTGATCGCGTGCCTGCAGCACCTGCCGGCCCGCCAGCGCGCGGTGCTGATCCTGCGGGACGTGCTCGCCTGGCCCGCCGCCGAGGTCGCCGCCGCGCTCGGGCTCTCGACCGCCGCGGTGAAGAGCCTGCTGCAGCGGGCGCGCGGGCGGCTGGCCGAGCTGGAGCCGGCCGGGGCGCGGATCGCGGAACCGAGCGAGCCGGCGGCGCGGGCCGTGCTCGAGAAGTACGTGGCGGCGTTCGAGAACTCGGACCCGCACGCCCTCGAACGGCTCCTGCGCGAGGACGCGACGCTCGAGATGACCCCGGCGCGGACCTGGTTCGCCGGCCGCGCGACCTGCCTGCCGTTCATCGCCGCGCAGGCGATCGGCTCGCCGGGGGACTGGCGGATGGTCGCGGTCCGCGCGAACGGCCAGCAGGCCGCCGCGGCCTACCTTCGTGACGCGCGAGGCGTGTACCGGGCGTTCGGCGTCGCGGTGCTCACCACGACCGCGTCGCAGATCGCGCGCATCACGTTGTTCGGCGACCCCGGCCTGGTGGAGCTGTTCGGCCTGCCACCCGTGGCGGCCTGA
- a CDS encoding amidohydrolase family protein has translation MLADAHAHLLPRDYPADAPDCFPRMEAIDGDTARLLLFGAMRFRARDAFFDAERRVEEMAASGVDFEVLSPMPPLLRYDLPVADGLSLARHVNEFTATLCATDPARFAGLGMVPLRDPDVAAAELAAMRESGLAGVEVASNVLGASIGDERFLPFFAEAERLGMAVFVHAMPSATDRLPASAMGTYVVGLEGAMAAASMITGGTAAKCPGLRISFSHAAGGFGLMVPRAQYFWAGTWNEEAPVPERAIAHDGGPSPLEYARRFYYDSAVFDARALRYLVDLLGADRLLVGSDFPAMPREEPAGRTLRTLGLPEEDLADILWHNTFRYLGREAPPCPA, from the coding sequence GTGCTCGCCGACGCCCACGCCCATCTGCTGCCCCGCGACTATCCCGCCGACGCCCCCGACTGCTTCCCGCGGATGGAGGCCATCGACGGCGACACCGCGCGCCTGCTGTTGTTCGGGGCGATGCGGTTCCGCGCCCGCGACGCGTTCTTCGACGCCGAGCGGCGGGTGGAGGAGATGGCGGCGTCCGGCGTGGACTTCGAGGTGCTGAGCCCGATGCCACCGCTGTTGCGCTACGACCTGCCCGTGGCGGACGGGCTGTCGCTGGCCCGGCACGTCAACGAGTTCACCGCCACCCTGTGCGCGACGGACCCCGCCCGGTTCGCGGGCCTGGGCATGGTGCCGCTGCGGGATCCCGACGTCGCGGCGGCGGAGCTGGCGGCGATGCGGGAGTCCGGCCTGGCCGGCGTGGAGGTCGCGTCGAACGTCCTCGGGGCCTCGATCGGCGACGAGCGGTTCCTGCCGTTCTTCGCCGAGGCCGAGCGTCTCGGCATGGCGGTCTTCGTGCACGCGATGCCCAGCGCGACCGACCGGCTGCCCGCGTCCGCGATGGGAACCTACGTGGTGGGCCTCGAAGGCGCGATGGCGGCGGCGTCGATGATCACGGGCGGGACCGCCGCGAAGTGCCCCGGCCTGCGGATCTCGTTCAGCCACGCGGCGGGCGGGTTCGGCCTCATGGTGCCGCGGGCGCAGTACTTCTGGGCCGGCACCTGGAACGAGGAGGCCCCGGTGCCGGAGCGGGCCATCGCCCACGACGGCGGCCCGTCGCCGCTGGAGTACGCGCGCCGGTTCTACTACGACTCAGCGGTGTTCGACGCGCGTGCCCTGCGCTACCTCGTCGACCTGCTGGGCGCCGACCGGCTCCTGGTCGGCTCCGACTTCCCGGCCATGCCCCGCGAGGAGCCCGCCGGGCGCACCCTGCGGACGCTGGGGCTGCCCGAGGAGGACCTGGCGGACATCCTCTGGCACAACACCTTCCGGTATCTGGGCCGGGAGGCGCCCCCGTGCCCGGCCTGA
- a CDS encoding zinc-dependent alcohol dehydrogenase gives MADTVRAAVQTGPRSIEIREFPRPRIGPDDGLLRVEANGICGSDVETFRGHMGYRERGPFIPGHEPLGVIEELGERAAERWGVRPGDRVALEVIVPCRSCQHCLTGRYQSCPNRKYGHGVTPIDVEPALWGGLAEYLYISPGSVLHRIDLAVPVEVAAMFNPLGAGVRWAAQLGGVRLGDTVLVLGSGQRGIASVIAARAAGAGTIIITGLESDRHKLDLAREFGADHTVFADSENTVERVQEITGGAMADVVLELTPMAAAPVTDALLSARHGGRVVLAGLKGGKEIPLRTDLIINRALQVFGAFGVDATANEQAIAIIESGRFPLEKLHTHTFGLDDTVKAIETLAGEIPGEQAVHVSVHPNF, from the coding sequence ATGGCAGACACCGTGCGCGCCGCTGTCCAAACCGGACCGCGCAGCATCGAGATCCGCGAGTTCCCGCGACCGAGGATCGGACCCGACGACGGGCTGCTGCGCGTGGAGGCCAACGGCATCTGCGGTAGCGACGTCGAGACCTTCAGGGGACACATGGGATACCGGGAGCGCGGCCCGTTCATCCCCGGCCACGAGCCGCTCGGCGTCATCGAGGAGCTCGGCGAGCGCGCGGCCGAGCGCTGGGGCGTGCGGCCCGGCGACCGGGTGGCGCTGGAGGTCATCGTGCCGTGCCGGTCCTGCCAGCACTGCCTCACCGGCCGGTACCAGTCCTGCCCCAACCGCAAGTACGGGCACGGGGTGACGCCGATCGACGTCGAACCGGCGCTCTGGGGCGGCCTGGCCGAGTACCTCTACATCTCGCCGGGCAGCGTGCTGCACCGGATCGACCTGGCCGTCCCGGTCGAGGTCGCCGCGATGTTCAACCCGCTCGGCGCGGGCGTGCGCTGGGCGGCGCAGCTCGGCGGGGTACGGCTCGGTGACACCGTGCTCGTGCTCGGCTCCGGGCAGCGGGGCATCGCCTCGGTGATCGCCGCCCGCGCGGCCGGCGCCGGCACGATCATCATCACCGGGCTGGAGTCCGACCGGCACAAACTCGACCTGGCGCGCGAGTTCGGCGCCGACCACACGGTCTTCGCCGACTCGGAGAACACCGTCGAGCGCGTCCAGGAGATCACCGGCGGCGCGATGGCGGACGTCGTACTGGAGCTGACCCCGATGGCGGCCGCCCCGGTGACCGACGCCCTGCTGTCCGCCCGGCACGGCGGCCGGGTCGTGCTCGCGGGTCTCAAGGGCGGCAAGGAGATCCCGCTGCGCACCGACCTGATCATCAACCGGGCGCTGCAGGTCTTCGGCGCCTTCGGGGTCGACGCGACGGCCAACGAGCAGGCGATCGCGATCATCGAGTCCGGCCGGTTCCCGCTGGAGAAGCTGCACACCCACACGTTCGGCCTCGACGACACCGTCAAGGCGATCGAGACCCTCGCCGGCGAGATCCCCGGCGAACAGGCGGTGCACGTGTCCGTCCACCCGAACTTCTGA
- a CDS encoding phenylacetate--CoA ligase family protein — protein MVTPGFVAPADREAVAATLRGQLAELPARSPFYQDLFTEHGVTPAALGTLDDLAKFPFSTKQMLRESQAAAPPLGRHAGVGLTEVVRVHASTGTTGRPSWVGVTRRDAAAWTEMVASAFRTMGATREDVVLHGAGLTLFVGGLPIRDALESIGSTLVPIGTGASEKALLAMETLGVTALHSTPSYVRYLAEYLRGLGRDPREFGIRKVFVGGEPGGGEPAFRQYVEREWGAPVTEGLGNADMAPVLFGEAPGSGGMRFTGGRHVVVELIDPDSGEPVPAEPGVSGELVYTSVDRECCPLVRFRTRDRVVVTGAAADGAPLIRCVGRTDDMLIVLGVNVFPSAVRDLVQTRHPRTTGAVQIVVPGTGPRVEPPLRVEAEWGEAPGDRAQLRQELEALIRARLSVRAEVTLVPPGSLERSEMKSRLVRLAG, from the coding sequence GTGGTCACACCCGGCTTCGTCGCACCCGCGGACCGAGAGGCCGTCGCCGCGACACTGCGCGGGCAGCTCGCCGAGCTGCCCGCCCGTTCCCCCTTCTACCAGGACCTGTTCACCGAGCACGGGGTCACCCCGGCGGCACTGGGGACACTCGACGACCTCGCGAAGTTCCCCTTCAGCACCAAGCAGATGCTGCGCGAGTCGCAGGCGGCCGCGCCGCCGCTGGGCCGGCACGCCGGGGTCGGGCTGACCGAGGTCGTCCGGGTGCACGCCTCCACCGGCACCACCGGCAGACCGAGCTGGGTCGGGGTGACGCGGCGCGACGCGGCGGCGTGGACGGAGATGGTCGCGAGCGCCTTCCGCACGATGGGCGCCACCCGGGAGGACGTCGTGCTCCACGGCGCCGGCCTCACCCTGTTCGTCGGCGGGCTGCCGATCCGCGACGCGCTGGAGAGCATCGGTTCGACGCTGGTCCCGATCGGCACCGGTGCGTCGGAGAAGGCCTTGCTGGCCATGGAAACCCTCGGCGTCACCGCGTTGCACTCGACGCCGTCCTACGTGCGCTACCTCGCGGAGTACCTGCGCGGGCTGGGCCGCGACCCGCGCGAGTTCGGCATCCGCAAGGTGTTCGTCGGCGGTGAGCCCGGCGGGGGAGAGCCGGCGTTCCGCCAGTACGTGGAACGCGAATGGGGGGCGCCGGTCACCGAGGGCCTCGGCAACGCCGACATGGCACCGGTGCTGTTCGGCGAGGCGCCGGGCAGCGGCGGGATGCGGTTCACCGGCGGCCGGCACGTGGTGGTGGAGCTGATCGACCCGGACAGCGGGGAGCCCGTGCCGGCGGAGCCGGGCGTCTCCGGCGAGCTGGTCTACACCTCCGTGGACCGCGAATGCTGCCCGCTGGTGCGTTTCCGCACCCGGGACCGGGTCGTGGTCACCGGCGCCGCCGCCGACGGGGCGCCGCTGATCCGCTGCGTGGGGCGCACCGACGACATGCTCATCGTGCTCGGCGTGAACGTGTTCCCCTCGGCGGTGCGGGACCTGGTGCAGACCCGGCATCCGCGCACCACCGGTGCCGTGCAGATCGTCGTGCCCGGCACCGGCCCCCGCGTCGAGCCGCCACTGCGCGTCGAGGCCGAATGGGGTGAGGCGCCCGGCGACCGGGCCCAGCTGCGCCAGGAGCTGGAAGCCCTCATCCGCGCCCGGCTGTCGGTACGGGCCGAGGTCACCCTCGTCCCGCCCGGCTCGCTCGAACGATCCGAGATGAAGTCCCGGCTGGTCCGGCTCGCCGGCTGA
- a CDS encoding LLM class F420-dependent oxidoreductase, with protein MEPRHGARYDDILALARATEDAGFDAFFRSDHLLGVDPRDRGYRPTDCWTTLGGLARDTTRVRLGALVGAATFRAPGLLATIVASADEMSGGRVELGLGTGWYEREHDAFGIPFPPTRERFDRFEEQLEIITGLWRLGEGEEFSFHGKHYRVDANATPPRPAQHPHPPVIIGGSGPKRTPAIAARFADEFNGALGGDLRERFAVFARACEAIGRDPDDARRSAVLPVACGRTPAEVERRGAVMGSDLMRANASIGSPAQVTERIAGLREAGADTVYLHIYDIHDLEHIALLGAEVLPHVAVAPVAAGQRG; from the coding sequence ATGGAGCCCCGCCACGGTGCCCGCTACGACGACATCCTCGCGCTGGCCCGGGCGACCGAGGACGCGGGGTTCGACGCGTTCTTCCGGTCGGACCACCTGCTCGGCGTGGACCCGCGGGATCGCGGCTACCGGCCCACCGACTGCTGGACCACTCTCGGCGGCCTCGCCAGGGACACCACCCGGGTACGCCTGGGCGCGCTGGTCGGCGCCGCGACCTTCCGCGCCCCCGGCCTGCTGGCCACGATCGTCGCGTCGGCCGACGAGATGAGCGGCGGCCGGGTCGAGCTCGGCCTCGGCACCGGCTGGTACGAGCGCGAGCACGACGCGTTCGGCATCCCGTTCCCGCCGACCCGCGAGCGGTTCGACCGCTTCGAGGAGCAGCTGGAGATCATCACCGGGCTGTGGCGCCTGGGCGAGGGCGAGGAGTTCTCCTTTCACGGCAAGCACTACCGCGTCGACGCCAACGCCACGCCGCCACGCCCGGCGCAGCACCCGCACCCGCCGGTCATCATCGGCGGCTCCGGGCCCAAGCGCACCCCGGCGATCGCCGCGCGGTTCGCGGACGAGTTCAACGGCGCGCTGGGCGGGGACCTGCGCGAGCGGTTCGCCGTGTTCGCCCGTGCCTGCGAGGCGATCGGCCGCGACCCCGACGACGCGCGCCGTTCGGCCGTGCTGCCGGTCGCCTGCGGGCGCACGCCCGCCGAGGTCGAGCGCCGCGGCGCGGTGATGGGCTCGGACCTCATGCGGGCCAACGCCTCGATCGGGTCGCCGGCGCAGGTGACCGAGCGGATCGCCGGGCTGCGCGAAGCCGGGGCCGACACGGTGTACCTGCACATCTACGACATCCACGATCTCGAACACATCGCGCTGCTCGGCGCCGAGGTGCTGCCGCACGTCGCGGTGGCCCCGGTCGCCGCGGGGCAACGGGGCTGA